CCGCCATTGCGGCGGCGCCGGATGTCGATGAAGCGGAGCTGAAACTGGCGGAGAAGATCTTCGGCGCCGTCGGCATCGTCATGCTGGTCGACGAACACAATCTCGACGCGGTCACCGCGCTCTCGGGCAGCGGCCCCGCCTACGTTTTCGAATTCATTCAGGCGCTGGCCGACGGCGGCGTCGCCTCGGGACTCCCGCGGGCGGCGGCGACGGAGCTCGCAGTCCAGACCGTGATCGGAGCGGCCGAGATGGTCCGGGCGACCGGTTTGCACCCGACCGCCCTCAAGGACCAGGTGACCAGCCCGGGCGGCACGACAATCCGGGCGCTCGAAGTGCTGGAAGACCGCGCCTTCGCCGGTACGGTCATCCAGGCAGTGCGCGCCGCCTGCGCGCGCTCGGAAGAACTTGGACGCAGTTGAGGAGAAAACCATGGACGCTTCAACCGGATGCCTTTCCGTCGTGATGCCCGCCTACAACGAAGAGCAGACCATCGATGAAATCATCCACCGGGTGCTGGCGCGTACCGAAGTCGGCGAACTCCTGATCATCAACGATGCTTCGACCGACAAAACCTGGGAAAATCTGCAGAAATTCGCAGATAACCCGCGAATCCGCCTGTTCAACCAGGAGGTCAATCAAGGCAAAGGCGCGGCGCTGATCCGCGGCTTCCGGGAGGCGGCCCGACCGTTCGTCATCGTTCAGGACGCGGATTTCGAGTACACGCCGGAGGATTATCCGGCGGTGCTGGCCCCGCTGCTGGCCGGCAAGGCGGATGCAGTCTACGGATCGCGTTTCATGGGAACCCCCGGGCAGGTCCGCTTTTTCCGGCACGAAATGGGCAATAAATTCCTGACCTTTCTGTCGAACTGGTTCTCGGATATCCATCTCTCGGACATGGAGACCTGCTACAAAGCGTTCCGGCGCGAGGTCATCCAGAATCTGAAGCTCGAATCCTGCCGGTTCGGCATCGAAGTGGAACTGACCGCGAAGCTCGCCCGGTCGCGGCGGCTGCGTATCTGGGAGGTGCCGATCTCCTACAATCCGCGCCGTTTCGACGAAGGCAAGAAAATCGGCTGGAAGGATGGCGTGGCGGCGCTCTGCCACATCGTGCGGTTCAACCTGTTCAGCAGCGACGAGGCCAGTTTCGTCCGCCCGTGGGACGAAGTGCTCGGAAACAACCGATAAGGTGAGACACGTGAAGCGGGAAGAGGAGCTGCTGCAGAAAATCGCCCGCCTCGAGCAGCAGCTGTCAGAAGAAAGGGAGCGAAACACCGCTCTAGAACGAACGCTGGCCGCCGAGCGCGAGGCGGCGCTCGACCAGCGCTTCGCCATAGTCGAAAACAATTTGAAGCTGCTTGAACTCAAGGAGTCGCTGGAGAGCGAGCAGGAAAAATCCGCGAAGCTGCTGCGCAATATCCTGCCGGAACGGGTCATCGGTGAACTGCAAACCGTCGGGAGCAGCAAACCCGAGTTGTTCGAGCACGTCACGGTGCTCTTTTCCGACATCGTTGACTTCACGGGCGGAAGTGCGAGACTCGCCCCGGAAGAGGTGCTGTTCGAATTGTCCGATATTTTCACAGGTTTCGACCACATTTTTGCGAATCACGGCTGCGAGCGGATCAAAACCATCGGAGACGCCTATCTCTGCGTCTCCGGCCTGCCGGAAGCCGCTCCCGGGCATTGCGGCAACATTCTCGGGGGAGCCTGCGAAGCGATCGGATTCCTCCGGGAGCGCAACCGGAATCATCCCCATGAGTGGCGCATGCGGTTCGGCGTGCATACCGGCCGCGTCGTCGGCGGCATTGTCGGCATTGAAAAATATATCTACGACATCTTCGGCGACACGGTCAACACCGCGGCGCGAATGGAACAGTTATCGGAGCCGATGTGCATCAATGTCTCCGAAGAGGTCCGCAAAGCGGCACCGCCGAACTGCTGTTTTCTCGAGCGGCCCCCCTGTGAAGTCAAGGGAAAAGGCGTCATGCGGATGTATTTTCTCGACCAGACCCGTACTCAGTGGTAAATCACGATAGCCGCGGCGTAATCGCAGCCGGGCGCGATATTCGCACCGTGCGGCAGCCGTGCATCGAGATAGATCGTATCGCCCTTTTTCATGCGGCGCGCGTTCTCGGGGCTGCCGACCGCATAATCGAGCTCCCCTTCCAGCACGATGAAAAACTCCTGGCTGTCGTGCTGCAGCAGTTCCCGTTTTTTGTCGCACGGGCGGTATTCGATGAAAAACGGATTCATGGTCCGGTCGGTTTTTTCGAATGCCAGGGCGAAATAATGGATACCGTATTCGAGTCCCTGATTCCGGTCGATCTGCTCCCCTTCGTTCAGATGGCCGAACACATATTCGGGGCTTGCGTTTTCGCGTCGGAACAGCTCGATCATATCCACGCCGAGCGCGGCCGCCACCAGATTCAGCGCCCGCAGCGAAGCGCCGGTCCGGAAATTTTCAAGCCGTGAAATATACCCTTTGGAAAGTCCGCTCCGGGCGGCAAGCTGGTCGATGGTCAGCTGCTGCTGTTGTCTCAGCTGGCGGATTTTATGCGCGACATTGACGAGATCCATACTGTATCCTTGCGGTTTTGATCATACATCCGGTTTACAATAGTGTTTCATTCGCTGCAAGTCAAGATTCCGTGACGTAAATTCTCCAAGAAATCATCGATAAATCCACCGGCCGCACCTCGTGAATCCTCTCAGCCGCCCTTCCCTGCCACGGTCCGCATCGGAATGAACCGATACTCCAACGCGATATCGGCCGGCAGCAGAAATCCGCCCCCCGGCCCTGCTTCCGAGACACGGATCAGGCGGTTGTCACGATCACATCGCCGTTCGATGGTTCCGACAGAATGTGGCGGTGCTCGCCTCGATTTTCATTGATGATGCCCAACAATAAAAGCAGTTTGCACTCCATAAAGAGATCTTGATCCTAGAGTTTCACGGCGTCGAAATAACCAAATCCCAACGTGCGGCGCCCGGGCTTCCGTTTATGGTGTCGCGAAAATCAGCACGGAGTCGCGCAGGTTCGATCCAAATGTCCATAGGACTAAAAAAGTAAAAAATGAGTCCGATTACGGGCAAATTACGGCTTGCATTCTCTGCAATACGGGATATATTAAGAAATAACAAATCGGGATATAGCGCAGTCTGGTCTAGCGCGTTTGACTGGGGGTCAAAAGGTCGAGAGTTCAAATCTCTCTATCCCGACCATTTTTATTTCCCAGAAATCCAGAAATCATAATAGTTTTCTCATTGATTTTTTATAAATTAATATAGATATTTTCCGGTCATTTCTCGTCCTTATTATATTCCATTTTTCAAGTTTCATACAAGTGGATTTCTGAACTCAATTGGGAACCCGACTAAAGATGAGCAAGAAAATTTATTCCATGTCATTATCAGCAGAAACTCCTGGCTTTCCTGTCCGCTTCCAAGCATAAGTATACCATCTGATACCACCAATTATCCTCTACCTGCAGATATACGGACCAAGTATTGGTTGCACAGCTTAGTGTACACATTGACATTATGATCTTCAAGCATTATGTTATTTTGCTTTTTCTTTGATTTATAGACTATAGTCCCTTTCAAACGTGAATTCAGGGCAGGAGAAATATCTTTGATTTTAAGTCTAACAGTACATATCTATTCTCGCAAAATAGGGAGTATCGCAAAATAATGGCTAAAACCTTTGAGCAAGGCAATTAATTACACAAAAAATTACAGGCCTTTGGATTGTCCCTGAATTTGATCCACAAAAGGAATTTTGGGGAACACTTGAATATGATCCTGAGCACGGAGTTGGAAACCTTACATTATTTGGTTATCCTGTTCTAACCAATATGTCCATTACAAAGTACAACAGTGCTTTAGGGAAAGCTACTAATGGAAAAATCATTACGGTTTTTGACCTTAAGCTCTGCGATTGGTCATCTACAGGGTTTGACGCCAAGACAACCAGTACCCGTTTTTCTTTTTTGTGTTTTATAATGGGAAAATCTATATTTTTCAAAAAAGAGAACTTGCGATTAAAAAAACTCACTTTCCGAATTACAAATCTTGAAGAATGGGTAGGGGATCATCCATTAACAACAAATTTTTCACGTCGCTATAAGAAATCCATCGGTTCTTTTTCATTTCCACCAATTTTGCGTCTGTTTGAGGATGAATTTGTTATTATTCAGCTTTCAACCACTTTCAATCAAAAAAGCGACAGTTGCAACCTAACCGCCTCATATTATCATAACGTGGAAATCAAAGCAAAAGGCAATCGAAAGTTGCCATATTGGGGAGATTCCAATAGCTTTACCTACTACAAGAAAAGAATTCTCGATTTTTTTTGTCTCGTAACTGGCAAAAATACGGTAGTATTTCAGATTGTTGGCT
The Victivallis lenta DNA segment above includes these coding regions:
- a CDS encoding helix-turn-helix domain-containing protein, which encodes MDLVNVAHKIRQLRQQQQLTIDQLAARSGLSKGYISRLENFRTGASLRALNLVAAALGVDMIELFRRENASPEYVFGHLNEGEQIDRNQGLEYGIHYFALAFEKTDRTMNPFFIEYRPCDKKRELLQHDSQEFFIVLEGELDYAVGSPENARRMKKGDTIYLDARLPHGANIAPGCDYAAAIVIYH
- a CDS encoding glycosyltransferase family 2 protein — its product is MDASTGCLSVVMPAYNEEQTIDEIIHRVLARTEVGELLIINDASTDKTWENLQKFADNPRIRLFNQEVNQGKGAALIRGFREAARPFVIVQDADFEYTPEDYPAVLAPLLAGKADAVYGSRFMGTPGQVRFFRHEMGNKFLTFLSNWFSDIHLSDMETCYKAFRREVIQNLKLESCRFGIEVELTAKLARSRRLRIWEVPISYNPRRFDEGKKIGWKDGVAALCHIVRFNLFSSDEASFVRPWDEVLGNNR
- a CDS encoding adenylate/guanylate cyclase domain-containing protein; the protein is MRHVKREEELLQKIARLEQQLSEERERNTALERTLAAEREAALDQRFAIVENNLKLLELKESLESEQEKSAKLLRNILPERVIGELQTVGSSKPELFEHVTVLFSDIVDFTGGSARLAPEEVLFELSDIFTGFDHIFANHGCERIKTIGDAYLCVSGLPEAAPGHCGNILGGACEAIGFLRERNRNHPHEWRMRFGVHTGRVVGGIVGIEKYIYDIFGDTVNTAARMEQLSEPMCINVSEEVRKAAPPNCCFLERPPCEVKGKGVMRMYFLDQTRTQW
- the proC gene encoding pyrroline-5-carboxylate reductase translates to MSKLLLIGAGKMATAIAGGLVKSGLFAPAELLAYDVNPVAAADFTKATGVECAITGCFELAAAADRVLLAIKPQTLAKALTGLTEALAGKTVLSIVAGVPLQRLSELTGSRKVIRVMPNTPAQIERGASAIAAAPDVDEAELKLAEKIFGAVGIVMLVDEHNLDAVTALSGSGPAYVFEFIQALADGGVASGLPRAAATELAVQTVIGAAEMVRATGLHPTALKDQVTSPGGTTIRALEVLEDRAFAGTVIQAVRAACARSEELGRS